The Acidimicrobiales bacterium genome has a segment encoding these proteins:
- the recR gene encoding recombination mediator RecR — MYAGPVQDLIDELGRLPGIGPKSAQRIAFYLLKATKEDALRLARAISEVKDRITFCQRCFNVCEGTYCELCNDPRRDATVVCVVEEPRDIVAVEKTGEFRGLYHVLQGAISPIEGIGPDQLRVKELLARIEGEEVSEVILCTNPNLEGEATAMYLARLLRPLGMRVTRIASGLPVGGDLEYADELTLGRALEGRREMDA, encoded by the coding sequence GTGTACGCCGGACCGGTCCAGGACCTGATCGACGAGCTGGGCCGCCTGCCCGGCATCGGGCCGAAGTCGGCCCAGCGCATCGCCTTCTACCTGCTGAAGGCGACCAAGGAGGACGCCCTCCGCCTGGCGCGCGCCATCTCCGAGGTGAAGGACCGGATCACGTTCTGCCAGCGGTGCTTCAACGTGTGCGAGGGCACCTACTGCGAGCTGTGCAACGACCCCCGCCGGGACGCCACCGTGGTGTGCGTGGTCGAGGAGCCCCGCGACATCGTGGCGGTGGAGAAGACCGGGGAGTTCCGGGGCCTGTACCACGTGCTCCAGGGCGCCATCAGCCCCATCGAGGGCATCGGGCCCGACCAGCTGCGGGTGAAGGAGCTGCTGGCGCGCATCGAGGGCGAGGAGGTGTCCGAGGTGATCCTCTGCACCAACCCCAACCTCGAGGGCGAAGCCACCGCCATGTACCTGGCCCGTCTGCTCCGCCCTCTCGGGATGCGGGTGACGCGCATTGCCAGCGGGCTGCCGGTGGGCGGGGACCTCGAGTACGCCGACGAGCTGACCCTGGGACGGGCCCTCGAGGGCCGGCGGGAGATGGACGCCTAG
- a CDS encoding plastocyanin/azurin family copper-binding protein, with product MRRKIAPVLLLAALPSFVVACGQRAQTIGSQTDPLPKNSVVITNLSFIPRRLVVTAGQTVTWKWDDSLTPHNVSFDNDGPHSPTQASGSWSMTFDTPGTYTYRCTIHNDMVGQVVVRSS from the coding sequence ATGCGCCGCAAGATCGCCCCGGTCCTCCTCCTGGCCGCCCTGCCCTCGTTCGTCGTCGCCTGCGGGCAGCGGGCCCAGACCATCGGATCCCAGACCGACCCCCTGCCCAAGAACTCGGTGGTGATCACCAACCTGTCGTTCATCCCCCGCCGCCTGGTGGTCACCGCGGGCCAGACGGTCACCTGGAAGTGGGACGACTCCCTCACGCCCCACAACGTCAGCTTCGACAACGACGGCCCCCACAGCCCGACCCAGGCCAGCGGCAGCTGGAGCATGACCTTCGACACCCCGGGCACCTACACGTACCGCTGCACGATCCACAACGACATGGTCGGTCAGGTGGTCGTCCGCTCCTCGTAG
- the dnaX gene encoding DNA polymerase III subunit gamma/tau: protein MAELPYQSLYRRYRPQRFSEVRGQDHVTRALRNSVRQATVSHAYLFSGPRGTGKTSTARILAKALNCAAPVDGEPCGECESCLAVTAGTSLDVHELDAASNNGVDAMRDLVTRAALGTPGRWKVYIVDEVHMLTAAASNSLLKTLEEPPGHVVFVLATTDPQKVLDTVRSRTQHFEFRLLAGELLSGLLKDVSADAGLGLPGEAIDLAVRRGHGSARDALSFLDQVAAAGIVEDEAETLDEVIEAMAEGDVPGLLTAVATAHAAGLDPQRLGSELLAQLRFAFLATMAPDLVPLPDHARQRAAEQAARLGTPALVRAMETIGRALVDMNEALDPRILLAVALIGLVKADAGAPAAASGGGGAGGPGYEAVLARLERIEKRLDALEAGGGGARPPGRATLGSVRAGAQPATATAPAAGTPATADPTAGDQPPAAGPRGGSAPDRGAAGPAPSRDDIVKAWGDGLLASLPARARARFRTGRFAQIRDDGVAVFAVPNEPHRRMSEECRRDVEDALERHFGVRIPIRLVVEAEPAAPAGPAEAPADEVVDLSELADAPVAPAARPEDRLLEAFPGAEEVER, encoded by the coding sequence GTGGCGGAGCTCCCCTACCAGTCCCTGTACCGGCGCTACCGCCCCCAGCGCTTCTCCGAGGTGCGGGGCCAGGACCACGTCACCCGGGCGCTGCGCAACTCGGTCCGCCAGGCCACGGTCAGCCACGCCTACCTGTTCAGCGGGCCCCGGGGGACCGGCAAGACCTCCACCGCCCGCATCCTGGCCAAGGCCCTCAACTGCGCCGCCCCGGTCGACGGGGAGCCGTGCGGGGAGTGTGAGTCCTGCCTGGCGGTGACCGCCGGCACCTCCCTCGACGTCCACGAGCTCGACGCCGCCAGCAACAACGGGGTCGACGCCATGCGGGACCTGGTGACCCGGGCCGCCCTCGGCACCCCCGGGCGCTGGAAGGTCTACATCGTCGACGAGGTCCACATGCTCACCGCGGCGGCCTCGAACTCCCTGCTCAAGACGCTCGAGGAGCCGCCCGGGCACGTGGTGTTCGTGCTGGCCACGACCGATCCCCAGAAGGTCCTCGACACCGTCAGGAGCCGGACCCAGCACTTCGAGTTCCGGCTCCTGGCCGGGGAGCTGCTGTCGGGCCTGCTCAAAGACGTCAGCGCCGATGCCGGCCTGGGCCTGCCGGGCGAGGCCATCGACCTGGCCGTGCGCCGGGGCCACGGCTCGGCGCGCGACGCCCTGTCGTTCCTCGACCAGGTGGCGGCGGCGGGGATCGTCGAGGACGAGGCCGAGACCCTCGACGAGGTCATCGAGGCCATGGCCGAGGGGGACGTGCCCGGCCTGCTCACGGCCGTCGCCACGGCCCACGCCGCCGGCCTCGACCCCCAGCGCCTGGGCTCGGAGCTGCTGGCCCAGCTGCGCTTCGCCTTCCTGGCCACCATGGCCCCCGACCTGGTCCCGCTCCCCGACCACGCCCGCCAGCGCGCCGCCGAGCAGGCCGCCCGCCTGGGGACGCCGGCCCTGGTACGGGCCATGGAGACCATCGGGCGCGCCCTGGTCGACATGAACGAGGCCCTCGACCCCCGGATCCTCCTCGCGGTGGCCCTGATCGGGCTGGTGAAGGCCGACGCCGGGGCCCCGGCGGCGGCGTCCGGCGGCGGGGGCGCCGGAGGCCCGGGCTACGAGGCCGTGCTGGCCCGGCTGGAGCGCATCGAGAAGCGCCTCGACGCCCTCGAGGCGGGGGGCGGCGGGGCGCGCCCGCCGGGGCGGGCCACCCTGGGGTCGGTGCGGGCCGGAGCCCAACCGGCGACGGCAACGGCACCGGCGGCCGGCACCCCGGCGACGGCCGACCCGACCGCGGGCGACCAGCCACCTGCCGCCGGGCCCCGAGGGGGGTCGGCCCCCGACCGGGGAGCCGCCGGGCCGGCCCCGTCGCGGGACGACATCGTGAAGGCGTGGGGGGACGGGCTGCTCGCCTCGCTCCCGGCCCGGGCCCGGGCCCGGTTCCGGACGGGCCGCTTCGCCCAGATCCGTGACGACGGGGTGGCGGTCTTCGCCGTGCCCAACGAGCCCCACCGGCGCATGAGCGAGGAGTGCCGGCGGGACGTGGAGGACGCCCTGGAGCGCCACTTCGGGGTGCGGATCCCGATCCGGCTGGTGGTGGAGGCCGAGCCCGCCGCGCCCGCCGGCCCGGCCGAGGCGCCGGCGGACGAGGTCGTCGACCTGTCCGAGCTGGCCGACGCCCCGGTGGCCCCGGCCGCCCGGCCCGAGGACCGCCTGCTCGAGGCGTTCCCCGGCGCCGAGGAGGTCGAGCGCTAG